From Halobaculum halobium:
TCGCTCCTTTGTGAACTCATCTTCTGTTCGTTCGGCGCCCGTCCAGTCGTCGACGTCAATCCAGCTCCCTGCGGGCGCGTCCAAGTCGGCTGCCTCAATAATGGGTTTCGCGTAGGCGACTGGATCGGGATGCTTGACCCGTTCGGCTTCTTCGTCGGTGAGGTATAGGTTTGAGACTGGTTCAAGCCACGGGAGGTCGAGATCGCCATACCCGACCTTCCGATCATGATGATTCTCGAGATAGCCATCGTATTTCGGCGTCAGGTGCGTCGCTTCGCGAACGATGTTGACGCCACCGGTGTCGTCTACGGTGATGAGTCCAACTGTGTCAAATCCGTGCTTCTCAAGAAATGTGACTGCACGCTCGCTTAGCGTTGTTGGAACAGCAAGATAGAGTTTTGAAAGAGTTTCAGTTGCTAAGAACTGTTCTAATTGCTCGGTTTTTCGCGAACCCGAAAAAGAGCTCTCACCCTTTGCCTCGATACCAATGACCGCATTCGATTCGGGGGTTTCGACCGCTGCAGTCGGATCAATATCCCCTTCGAAGGCCAGAATGTCGATTGGGCGAGTGGGAGTGTCCGAATCCAAGTCGTTCGGGATATGGGCTTCCGGGATGCCACCAAAATGAGTCCAGGTATGATGTCGCACCGATGGTTCTTCTGTCGGAGAGATCTGGCCAGTGGTATCATCGCCAGCATAGACTGGCTCGGCATCCCGGACGATCGAGGGCATCGGACCGTCACCGGAAGTAAGCAGGCTAGAAAAGTCGGACTTGGATCCGTTCTTTTCGATCGGGACGTGAATCACACCCAACTCCTCTGGAAGTTGTGTCCGTCTTAGCTCTTGAACAGCCTCGTCGAGAGATATCGGCTCGTTATCCTCCGGGGAACGATCTAACAGTTGCCGAATTAGGTCCTCGACAGTACGATGCTCCAGCGAGTAGGCAAGAAAGTCTGCAGAGATCGCGTCCCGAATGTGAGTGATAACCTCCGATGGTGTGTACCAGTCCTCATCAACGCCCGCAGCTAACCGATAGCTTATTGCACGGATACTCATCTGGTCGACAGGATCCGATTCTGGATTGGTTCCAAGTTTGTCGGCGTCGGGAGCAGCAAAGTACAGCTTATCGAGGGCTCCGCTGTCGATATACCGATGGGTTTGGGCATATACGTCTCTATCGAGCCCGAATTCAGATGCTCGCTTCAGCTCGACCCCGATAATCTCTCCCGACGGTGATTCCGCGAGCAGGTCGATGCGACCAGTCCCGATATTGACCTCACCATCGACTGTGTATCCCTTAGACTCCTCCAGCCAGTGCCAAACTCGTTGCTTGGCTAATGCCTCAAGGAATGACGCCACAATAGTTGACTGGAGTTTGTCATAGCGAGTAAGCGTTCCGGTTCTATTGAATCCAGTTGCGGTATCCACCTCAGCAGGGGGGACAGTGCATCTGAACAACCAGACAACCACCTCTTCTCGTTTGTGTTGTTTTTGCGCCCGGGAGAGGGCGCAGGGCGCGAGACGAGGCAGGCGCTCGTCGACGAGGATTCCTGCAGTGAGGTGACTGCAATGAAAGATCCAGAGTCCAGAACCATCTTGGCTGGCGTCGATGGACGTACCGACACCGAACTACCCGAGTGGTACCGAGAGCATCATGCAGATGCAGACCCCGTGACCTTCGCCGAGGCGGTTCGTGATCTTCCGCAGGCCGTCGAGACGACCGTGGCGTACCAGAATCCGTACACCGACGAGTGGGTCGAGACGGAGCGGTTCAACGCGCTCGTCGAGCCGAGTCGGGCTCGGGAGCAGGCCCGAGATGAGGACGCGGAGACAGACCCGTTGTTCCACGTTCCCACTGACAGCTACTCGATCATCAACCCGGTCGACGTCTACGGGCCGCTAGAAGAGGTCCTCCGCGAGGAGACCATCGACGGAACGCCGTTGGGCGAGGTAATGTTCGGCGAGATTCGGCGCTACCGGGGCGGCGGCGAGGTCCACATGGACATCATGTTCGATGGCCTCGAGGTGCGCCTCCCCGGTCGGTCGGACCCGATTACGATGGGCGTCACGTCGGGCTACGACTTCTTCGGCGAGCACGCCGTCTACGTGGAGGGGTTCGCCCAGGATGGCTACTGCTCGAACACGATGCGCTCGCTCACCGACAAGGAGGTTATCAAGCACGTCGGCGACGTACGGAACTTCCGCACCTGGTGGGAGGAACTCCTCGCACAGGTCGAACTCGTCGCCGACGACCTCTTCGAGTTCATCCGAGACGCTCAGGATATCGACCTCGACTTCTCGGAGCTCCCGTTCACCGTCACGGAGTTCTACACCCTGCTGGGCTTCCCGGACTACCTGGCCGAGCGTGCCGCCGGCGATGCAGAAGCCAATGCGGCGTCCCCCTTCGAGATCGATATGTGGACGCTGCATTCCGGCGCGACGTACGCTCTCACCCACTTCTTCCAGGGGAAAGAGGGGCATCCCTCGATCAATACGTTCGGATCGCCAACGACATTCTGTTCAACCCGGAAGGTACAATCGAGCGCGTCGAGCAGGCGTACGAGCAGCAGCTAGAGGCGGACGGTGACGACGGGTCACAGGCCTCGCTGGCCGGCGAACGAGCACTGGCGAGCATAGAGCGCATCAGTGACGACCTGCAGGAGAAAGTTGAGCAATTCGAAGAACGCGAGGACGCCCTGCGTGAGCGGTTCCAAGAGGCGATGGCCTGACGCCGCGTCGGTGATGTAGTCGCCTGTTCTGTCTTTCTCGCCCTAGAGGGGTGGAGGGCTACCGAGATGGAACAGTCCACGATTAGCGACGGGAGTGACGACGAATTCCCACCTGAGAAGCGTCTTGAAGCACCGAATTACCGATTGGTCAAGGCCGGTATCGCGACGATTCCCGATATGCAGACGCTTCGGGAGTGTGTTGCCTACGAGAACGCCCACCAGAATCGAACGCAGATTCTGCGCCGGCTCAAGTGGAAAGCTGAAGAACTGCGTGAGGAAGAAGATTGAGCTCTGTTCTTAACCAACATTTCCGCGAGAGCTTCAGTATTGTTGGTTAATAAGCTTGCTCTGTTTTTCGTGCCCCCGAAGAGGGCGAGGGCTTCTTCGAGAGCCCTCAGAGGTGACTTCCAGTGAGTCAACAACAGAGTCCCGACAACGTCTCGATCGACGAGATCCCGGTCGATATCGACAACACGCAATCAGCGGAGGTCGATTCCGCCGACGTCCCCCACGAAATCGAATCCATCACCCGTGGGCTCGCCGGTGAGCAGCCGCCGACGAATCCGCTGGTCGTGCTGAAAGCGGCCCGGTGGTGGTACATTCACGGCAAGGGCGGCACGGATCCTGCCTTCCAGTGGGCCATCGAGTGGACGCGTCATCTTGCGACCGACACGCCCAGTGACGTCGAGCGGTTCGACAAGTTCCTTGAGTACCTTGTCGAGGTCGGCTTCGCGGACGAACGCCACGAGCTCCGCTGACCGACAGAGCGGTTTTTTGAACGCCCCTGAGGGGTGCGGCGCGATCTGAACAAACGCAGTTGCCGTGAACTCGATTCGGTGAACACGATGTCCACGACCAGAGACTCGTCGGTCTCCTTCGAGGAGACCGACACGCGATCAGACGAGATGAACAGTACCATCGAACAGTGGATCGACGACCTCGTCGCCGGCGTCGACGACGCGCAGGCCAGCGACGAGTTCCAGGAGTGGCTCGACGTCCAGAGTCGCTTCCACGACTACTCCTACCGGAACACGCTCCTCATCAAGCGGCAGTATCCCGAAGCGAGCCGAGTGGCGGGCTACCGGACGTGGCAGGAGGAGTTCGACCGCCACGTTCAGGAGGGTGAGTCGGCCATCTGGATCTGGGCGCCGATCATCACCACTCAGTGCCCGGAGTGTGAGAATTCGCCGAGCTATCACGAGGATAGCGACTGTGACTACGATGAGACGTCGCCCGAGGAGTGGTCCGAGGGCCTGGTCGGGTTCAAGCCCGCGCCGGTGTTCGATGTCTCCCAGACCGAGGGCGAGCCGCTTCCCGACCTGGACACAGAAGCGACCGGCGACGCTGGCGATCTCGTCGAACAGTTGACTGACGCCGCTGATGACCTCGGCGTGACGGTGCGGATCGTTCCAGCCGAGGAGTGGACCCACGGCGAGGCGAAGGGCATCTGCGAGCAGCTGAGCCTCGTCGACGTTCAGCCGCTCGTCGAGGTGCGTGATCGGGAGAACGAGGCCGACCTCGCGCGGACGCTGATTCACGAGTACGCACACGCCCTGCTCCACTTCGATGTCGACGACGACACCGAGCGGGCGAAACGCGAAGTCGAGGCCGAAGCCGTTGCGTACGTCGTCGGGCGCTACTGCGGGCTCGACACGAGCGGGTCAGCGTTCTACCTCGCTGCGTGGGAGTCGGACGATCCCGAGATCGTTCGCGAGCGCCTCGGCCGGATTAGTCGAACGGCAGAAGAACTCATCGACGTTCTCGAGAGCGAATCCTCGTCCTCACTCAGTTAACCAACAGAGTGATGGATTCCTTCCGCTCTGTTGGTTAAGTTTTTCTGCGCCCGCCGAGGGGCGGAGGCGCATTCAGATCTCCGTCGAATGATGACTGAACCATATCTCACGACGGTCTTTGAGGAAGCCGAGAACGTTGCCGAGCAGCACGACCAAGTCGCTCGAACGACAGACAACCAAGCTCACGAGTACCTCCGATACACCGTCCTCCGGGTGCTTGAAGGCGAGGCGGACAACCTCCCAGCAGACTGGACGCCGATCAACGGCGTGACCGTCGGCTACGGGAGCGACGAGGCGATGTACGACAGCTGGAGCTCCAGCGAAGACTGGTGGGAGACCGTCCCGCCG
This genomic window contains:
- a CDS encoding ArdC-like ssDNA-binding domain-containing protein — encoded protein: MSTTRDSSVSFEETDTRSDEMNSTIEQWIDDLVAGVDDAQASDEFQEWLDVQSRFHDYSYRNTLLIKRQYPEASRVAGYRTWQEEFDRHVQEGESAIWIWAPIITTQCPECENSPSYHEDSDCDYDETSPEEWSEGLVGFKPAPVFDVSQTEGEPLPDLDTEATGDAGDLVEQLTDAADDLGVTVRIVPAEEWTHGEAKGICEQLSLVDVQPLVEVRDRENEADLARTLIHEYAHALLHFDVDDDTERAKREVEAEAVAYVVGRYCGLDTSGSAFYLAAWESDDPEIVRERLGRISRTAEELIDVLESESSSSLS